The following proteins are co-located in the Pedobacter sp. FW305-3-2-15-E-R2A2 genome:
- a CDS encoding MBL fold metallo-hydrolase produces the protein MISIQQFAFNPYRENTYVLFDETLECVIIDPGMYDAEEQNQLVRFIKENKLNPVLLLNTHCHIDHVLGNKFVFDNWSLKPQFHAGELPILHAVPGYAPQMGFHYELSPEPEVFLGESGTVKFGHSQLELIFAPGHSPAHLCFYAAADNFLVGGDVLFYTSIGRTDLPGGNHSQLINSIRNNLFILPDDCTVYPGHGQSTTIGFEKQHNPFLQS, from the coding sequence ATGATCAGTATTCAACAGTTTGCTTTTAATCCATACCGTGAAAATACCTATGTATTATTCGATGAAACATTGGAATGTGTGATTATAGATCCTGGAATGTACGATGCTGAGGAGCAAAATCAATTGGTTCGCTTCATCAAAGAAAACAAGCTGAATCCAGTGTTGCTTTTAAATACGCATTGCCATATTGACCATGTATTGGGAAATAAATTTGTTTTTGACAACTGGAGCCTGAAACCTCAGTTTCATGCCGGGGAGCTGCCAATTTTGCACGCTGTTCCCGGATATGCACCTCAGATGGGGTTCCATTATGAGCTTTCTCCGGAGCCGGAGGTTTTCCTGGGGGAGAGCGGGACGGTTAAATTCGGACACAGTCAGCTGGAACTGATCTTTGCCCCTGGTCATTCTCCTGCCCATTTGTGTTTCTACGCAGCGGCAGATAATTTCCTGGTCGGTGGAGATGTGCTTTTCTATACCAGTATCGGCCGCACAGATCTTCCTGGTGGAAATCATTCACAATTGATCAATAGCATAAGGAATAACTTGTTTATATTGCCTGATGATTGCACAGTTTATCCGGGACATGGTCAGTCTACGACCATCGGTTTCGAAAAACAACACAATCCTTTTTTACAGTCTTAA
- the fabD gene encoding ACP S-malonyltransferase, translated as MKAYIFPGQGAQFSGMGKELYENEVAKELFEKANEIIGFRISDIMFSGTDEELKETKVTQPAIFLHSVILAKTLGDNFKPDMVAGHSLGEFSALVAASALSFEDGLRLVIARANAMQKACELQPSTMAAILGLADEVVENICAEIDEVVVAANYNCPGQIVISGSIEGVDIACQKLTEAGAKRALKLNVGGAFHSPLMEPARVELQEAIENVTVLSPVCPIYQNVDPTPNTDPAKIKANLITQLTGAVKWTQTIESMIADGAAEFVEVGPGNVLQGLVKKVNRAIPTSSATTSATTTA; from the coding sequence ATGAAAGCATATATATTTCCAGGACAAGGCGCTCAGTTTTCGGGCATGGGTAAAGAATTGTACGAAAATGAAGTCGCTAAAGAACTGTTTGAAAAAGCAAATGAGATCATTGGTTTCCGCATCAGTGACATCATGTTCTCCGGAACTGATGAAGAGCTTAAAGAAACCAAGGTAACTCAACCGGCTATTTTCCTTCATTCGGTGATCCTGGCCAAAACTTTAGGTGACAACTTTAAGCCGGATATGGTGGCAGGTCACTCTTTGGGAGAATTCTCTGCATTGGTAGCGGCATCGGCTTTATCCTTCGAAGATGGTTTAAGACTGGTGATTGCCAGAGCGAATGCCATGCAGAAAGCCTGCGAATTGCAGCCTTCTACGATGGCGGCTATTTTAGGCCTTGCCGATGAAGTGGTAGAAAACATCTGTGCGGAGATTGACGAAGTTGTGGTGGCGGCTAATTATAACTGTCCGGGACAAATAGTGATCTCCGGAAGCATTGAAGGAGTAGACATCGCTTGTCAGAAATTAACAGAGGCCGGAGCAAAACGCGCCTTGAAGCTCAATGTAGGTGGTGCTTTCCATTCTCCGTTAATGGAGCCTGCGAGAGTAGAACTACAGGAAGCGATCGAAAATGTAACGGTTCTTTCTCCGGTATGTCCGATTTATCAGAATGTAGATCCGACTCCGAATACAGACCCTGCTAAAATAAAAGCCAATCTGATTACACAGTTAACCGGAGCGGTGAAATGGACACAAACGATTGAAAGTATGATTGCTGATGGCGCTGCTGAATTTGTTGAGGTTGGTCCCGGAAATGTCTTACAAGGCCTTGTAAAAAAGGTGAACAGGGCAATTCCAACCAGTTCTGCAACTACTTCCGCAACTACTACAGCTTAA
- a CDS encoding phosphosulfolactate synthase codes for MNYPLNNIPERSVKPRSKGITMVMDKGLSLRQTEDFIEVAGVHTDIVKLGWATSFVTPNLKEKLAIYRDAGIPTYFGGTLFEAFAIRNQFDDYRRVLDQFNMEYAEVSDGSITIEHDLKCEFIRKLSTQVTVISEVGSKDAAKIFAPYKWIKLMNAEIEAGSWKVIAEAREGGNVGIYRGSGEVREGLVDEILTQIPEETIIWEAPQKEQQVWFIKLLGANVNLGNIAPAETIPLETIRLGLRGDTFDHFLNLDKL; via the coding sequence ATGAACTACCCATTAAATAATATACCCGAAAGATCAGTAAAGCCAAGAAGTAAAGGCATTACAATGGTCATGGATAAAGGACTAAGCTTAAGGCAAACTGAAGATTTTATAGAAGTTGCCGGAGTACATACTGATATCGTAAAACTTGGCTGGGCAACCTCATTTGTTACCCCTAATCTAAAAGAGAAGCTGGCGATTTACAGAGATGCAGGAATTCCTACCTATTTTGGAGGGACATTATTCGAAGCATTTGCCATCCGTAATCAGTTTGATGATTACCGAAGAGTGCTGGATCAGTTCAATATGGAATATGCCGAAGTTTCTGATGGCTCTATTACCATTGAACACGATCTTAAATGCGAATTCATCAGGAAATTATCCACGCAGGTGACGGTAATTTCGGAAGTTGGATCTAAAGATGCAGCTAAGATTTTCGCTCCTTACAAATGGATCAAATTGATGAATGCGGAAATTGAAGCCGGTTCATGGAAAGTAATTGCCGAAGCCCGAGAAGGCGGAAATGTAGGTATTTACAGAGGTTCAGGAGAAGTAAGAGAAGGATTAGTAGATGAAATTCTGACACAAATCCCTGAAGAAACCATCATCTGGGAAGCACCACAAAAGGAACAACAAGTATGGTTTATCAAGCTTTTAGGGGCAAATGTAAACCTTGGAAATATCGCACCTGCGGAAACGATTCCTTTGGAAACCATCCGTTTGGGTTTAAGAGGTGATACTTTTGATCATTTTTTAAATTTGGATAAATTGTAA
- the folE gene encoding GTP cyclohydrolase I FolE, whose translation MNNNHTDHLDETENGYIKIDRYNEGKIASVANHYSDILTQLGEDPSREGLIKTPERVAKALQYLTHGYDLDPAAILKGAMFKEDYSQMVVVKDIEVFSMCEHHMLPFFGKAHVAYIPNGHIVGLSKIPRIVDAFARRLQVQERLTNEIRDCIQETLNPAGVAVVIECKHLCMAMRGIQKQNSVTTTSAFTGEFAKDKTRAEFLRLITANLH comes from the coding sequence ATGAATAATAATCATACAGATCATCTAGATGAAACAGAGAACGGCTACATCAAAATAGACCGTTATAACGAAGGTAAGATTGCTTCCGTAGCCAATCATTATTCCGATATCTTAACTCAGTTGGGTGAGGATCCTTCCCGTGAGGGTTTGATCAAAACGCCTGAGCGCGTGGCTAAGGCATTACAATACCTGACTCATGGTTACGACCTTGATCCGGCAGCGATCCTTAAAGGAGCGATGTTTAAAGAAGATTACAGCCAAATGGTTGTGGTGAAGGATATCGAGGTTTTCTCGATGTGCGAGCACCATATGTTGCCATTTTTTGGTAAGGCACATGTGGCCTATATTCCAAACGGTCATATCGTTGGACTGAGCAAGATCCCGAGAATTGTGGATGCATTCGCCCGTCGTTTGCAGGTACAGGAACGTTTAACAAATGAAATCAGAGATTGTATTCAGGAAACTTTGAACCCTGCAGGAGTAGCCGTTGTGATTGAGTGTAAGCACTTATGCATGGCCATGCGCGGAATTCAGAAGCAAAATTCGGTGACCACCACCTCTGCTTTTACGGGAGAATTTGCGAAAGATAAAACTAGGGCAGAGTTTTTGAGGTTAATCACTGCCAACTTACACTAA
- a CDS encoding 1,4-dihydroxy-6-naphthoate synthase translates to MTLSLGFSPCPNDTFIFDALIHHKIDTEGLDFNVSFDDVETLNQKAIKGELDITKLSFHAFAYVYEQYALLDAGSALGFGVGPLLISKNEYLANHPDNLNKDLRVGIPGKYTTANFLLGIAFPHLTEKQEMVFSEIEQAVLDNRIDLGLIIHENRFTYMDKGLHKVMDLGNYWEQLTGCAIPLGGIVINRNLDQETKEKVNRILRKSVEYAFANPKSGIEFIKQHAQEMSEEVMYKHIELYVNKYSIDLGVEGRKAIDVLFTMAQEKGLIQPIQKDLYLIP, encoded by the coding sequence ATGACCTTAAGCCTTGGATTTTCCCCCTGCCCGAATGACACCTTCATCTTTGATGCCCTTATTCATCATAAAATCGATACCGAAGGATTAGATTTCAATGTATCATTCGATGATGTGGAAACCCTCAATCAAAAGGCGATTAAAGGAGAACTGGACATTACCAAATTAAGCTTCCATGCTTTTGCTTACGTCTATGAACAATATGCATTGCTGGACGCCGGGAGTGCCTTAGGTTTCGGTGTCGGTCCTTTGTTAATTTCCAAAAATGAATACCTGGCCAATCATCCCGACAACTTAAATAAAGACTTAAGGGTTGGAATACCAGGAAAATACACGACTGCAAACTTCCTGTTGGGGATTGCATTTCCCCATTTAACAGAAAAACAGGAAATGGTTTTCTCAGAGATTGAGCAGGCTGTTTTGGACAACCGCATCGACCTTGGCCTGATTATCCATGAAAACCGCTTTACCTATATGGACAAAGGACTGCACAAAGTGATGGATCTTGGCAATTACTGGGAACAACTTACCGGATGTGCCATTCCTCTGGGCGGCATTGTGATCAACAGAAATCTGGACCAGGAGACCAAAGAAAAGGTGAACAGGATCTTGCGTAAGTCGGTGGAATATGCTTTTGCCAATCCGAAATCAGGAATTGAATTTATCAAACAACATGCTCAGGAAATGAGCGAAGAGGTCATGTATAAGCACATCGAACTGTATGTCAACAAATACTCCATTGACCTGGGGGTGGAAGGCAGGAAAGCAATCGATGTCTTATTTACAATGGCGCAGGAGAAAGGATTGATTCAGCCGATTCAGAAAGACCTCTATCTGATCCCTTAA
- a CDS encoding tetratricopeptide repeat protein encodes MEEEFLFDFSDDAQRSVERYEEMIRNEDQYFFDAQAFENIIDYYIEKSDPVKALQVIEYAVNQHPYAAVFLVKQAQLFFVTDQTERAFLALQKAEMLEASEAEIYILRGNIYNSLERYSEALDNFQIALGFAETTDEILLQIAYVYQNMLDYEQAIVYIKQSLEQNMENKDGLYELAFCYDILDKQEESIQFYQEYIDNDPYSYAAWYNLANSYHKLDLFEKAIDAYDYAILIKDNFASAYYNKGNALVQLDRYAEAIEVYKQTFEYEPPNADTYCAIGECYEKLEHMDEARAYYKKSVKMDHKMADAWFGIGVTLNFEERYFESLHFYRKALELDGENPDFWFAMADAYYKLGQIEQSIEAYYKVLEFNPVDIEAWLDFSTVLYEQGRLLEASETILDGIKNNPDAAELYYRMVAYLFALGEKNDALAYLETALVTDPDKHYILFEYLPQLQDNGSIIEVINRYVK; translated from the coding sequence ATGGAAGAGGAGTTTTTATTTGATTTTAGTGATGACGCGCAACGTTCGGTAGAACGTTACGAGGAGATGATACGTAACGAGGATCAGTACTTTTTTGATGCCCAGGCTTTTGAAAATATTATTGATTATTACATTGAGAAGAGTGATCCTGTAAAGGCACTTCAGGTCATTGAGTACGCCGTAAACCAACACCCTTATGCGGCAGTCTTTCTGGTAAAACAGGCACAGTTGTTCTTTGTGACCGACCAGACGGAAAGGGCATTTCTCGCTTTGCAAAAAGCCGAAATGCTGGAAGCTTCAGAAGCAGAGATCTATATTTTACGCGGAAATATCTATAATAGCCTGGAACGTTATTCGGAAGCACTGGATAATTTTCAGATTGCTTTGGGTTTCGCGGAAACTACAGATGAAATTCTGTTACAAATTGCTTATGTATACCAGAATATGCTGGATTATGAACAGGCCATCGTTTATATCAAGCAAAGTCTGGAACAGAATATGGAAAACAAAGACGGCTTATATGAGCTGGCATTTTGTTATGATATATTAGACAAACAGGAGGAAAGTATTCAGTTTTATCAGGAATACATCGACAACGACCCTTATTCTTATGCCGCATGGTATAACCTGGCTAACTCTTACCATAAGCTCGATCTCTTTGAAAAAGCGATTGATGCCTATGATTATGCCATTTTGATTAAGGATAATTTTGCTTCCGCTTATTACAATAAAGGAAATGCATTGGTTCAGCTGGACCGTTATGCCGAGGCCATTGAGGTTTATAAACAGACTTTTGAGTATGAACCACCTAATGCCGATACGTATTGCGCGATAGGAGAATGCTATGAAAAGCTGGAGCATATGGACGAAGCCCGTGCGTATTATAAGAAATCAGTGAAGATGGACCACAAGATGGCAGATGCCTGGTTTGGGATCGGTGTGACCCTGAATTTTGAAGAACGCTATTTTGAATCGCTTCATTTTTACCGTAAAGCTTTAGAGCTGGATGGGGAAAATCCCGATTTTTGGTTCGCTATGGCGGATGCTTATTATAAACTCGGACAGATAGAACAATCTATTGAAGCTTATTATAAAGTGCTGGAATTTAATCCGGTAGATATAGAAGCCTGGCTGGATTTTTCTACGGTATTATATGAACAGGGAAGGTTGCTGGAAGCTTCAGAGACCATTTTAGATGGAATCAAGAACAATCCCGATGCCGCAGAGCTGTATTATCGGATGGTCGCTTACCTGTTTGCTTTGGGAGAAAAGAACGATGCGCTTGCGTATCTGGAAACCGCTCTGGTGACCGATCCGGATAAGCATTACATTTTATTTGAATATTTGCCACAATTGCAGGACAATGGTTCAATAATAGAAGTAATTAACCGTTATGTTAAATAA
- the gldD gene encoding gliding motility lipoprotein GldD: MKKYLPVCLFAILLAFSACNNNNYAPKPRGYFHIDFPKKAYQHYDGGCAFSFDYPVYANLNPDSSKDTQPCWNNLSFPQFNARLHLTYYDVSSKKEYEGLVEDARTFAFKHTVKANAIDQKLINYPEKKVYGIYYAIEGNTASSVQFFLTDSVKHYFRGALYFNERPQYDSIQPVVTFIKKDIDRMINTFKWKN; the protein is encoded by the coding sequence ATGAAAAAATACCTTCCAGTTTGCCTTTTTGCCATCTTACTGGCTTTCTCTGCTTGTAATAACAACAACTATGCACCAAAACCAAGAGGGTATTTTCACATCGACTTTCCAAAAAAAGCCTATCAGCATTACGATGGGGGATGTGCTTTCTCTTTCGATTATCCGGTCTATGCGAATTTAAATCCGGACAGTAGTAAAGACACTCAGCCTTGCTGGAATAACCTTTCCTTTCCTCAGTTTAATGCGAGATTACACCTGACTTATTACGACGTTTCCTCGAAAAAGGAGTACGAAGGACTGGTGGAAGATGCGAGGACGTTTGCTTTTAAACATACGGTGAAGGCGAATGCGATCGATCAGAAGCTGATCAATTACCCCGAAAAGAAAGTATATGGAATATATTATGCCATAGAAGGGAATACAGCTTCCTCGGTACAGTTCTTTTTGACAGACAGTGTGAAGCATTATTTTCGTGGCGCTTTGTATTTTAATGAACGACCGCAATACGATTCGATTCAGCCGGTGGTCACTTTTATAAAGAAGGACATTGACCGAATGATCAATACCTTCAAATGGAAAAATTAA
- a CDS encoding ABC transporter permease translates to MNTAFYIARRYLFAKKSTNAINIISAISVVGVFVGSAALIIILSAFNGLEDLVLKMFNTMTPQLVITPVKGKTFEPNTVYFNQLKKAEGIYSYVEVLSENALLRYNDKQSVGLIKGVSPDYLKNKSLDSTIIDGHFILDNPSGHLAVIGSAIQNFLMVNTTDPFLPLQVYSPKKGRSTSSLNPGDDFTVLSIPVSGVFEVQQDFDNVAIVPLAFARKLLEEPQKVSSIEILLNKDVDADKFKSRIEKEIGEGFQVKDRIEQNTALHNILGSEKWAVYIILTFVLIIAIFNIIGSLTMLVIDKLKDIAVLSSLGAGKSLIKRIFLLEGMMITMTGCILGLIVGLIFCLLQQEFGFVKMAQDNPILTNGYPIGLKWMDFLLVFLTVTVFSFMASALSSNLSVKKIDHLNQDL, encoded by the coding sequence TTGAATACAGCCTTTTACATAGCCCGCAGGTACCTTTTTGCAAAGAAATCTACCAATGCGATTAACATCATCTCCGCAATTTCTGTGGTAGGGGTGTTTGTGGGAAGCGCTGCATTGATCATCATATTATCTGCATTTAACGGCCTGGAAGACCTGGTTTTGAAAATGTTCAATACCATGACCCCCCAGTTGGTGATTACGCCGGTAAAGGGGAAAACTTTTGAGCCCAATACGGTTTATTTTAACCAATTGAAGAAAGCGGAGGGCATTTATTCATATGTAGAAGTCCTTTCTGAAAATGCATTGCTCCGGTATAACGATAAGCAGTCTGTAGGGTTGATCAAGGGGGTAAGTCCTGATTACTTAAAAAATAAAAGCCTGGATAGTACCATTATTGATGGGCATTTTATATTGGATAATCCCAGCGGCCATCTTGCGGTCATTGGTTCTGCCATTCAGAATTTTCTGATGGTGAACACCACGGATCCTTTTCTTCCTTTGCAGGTCTATTCTCCAAAAAAGGGGAGGTCAACAAGCTCCTTAAATCCGGGGGATGATTTTACGGTGCTCTCTATCCCTGTTTCAGGTGTTTTTGAAGTGCAGCAGGATTTTGATAACGTGGCCATTGTACCTTTGGCATTTGCGAGGAAGTTGTTGGAAGAGCCACAAAAAGTCTCCTCCATAGAAATCCTTTTAAATAAGGACGTTGATGCAGACAAGTTTAAATCCCGTATAGAAAAAGAAATCGGAGAAGGCTTCCAGGTGAAAGACCGGATTGAACAAAATACGGCATTACACAACATTCTGGGTTCCGAAAAATGGGCCGTTTATATCATCCTGACTTTTGTTTTAATTATTGCTATCTTTAATATCATCGGTTCATTGACGATGCTGGTGATTGACAAGTTGAAAGATATTGCCGTTCTAAGTAGCCTCGGGGCAGGTAAAAGCCTGATCAAAAGGATCTTTTTACTGGAAGGAATGATGATCACCATGACAGGCTGTATACTGGGGCTGATCGTGGGATTGATTTTCTGTCTGCTGCAACAGGAATTCGGTTTTGTCAAAATGGCGCAGGACAATCCGATTCTGACCAATGGCTATCCAATTGGCTTAAAATGGATGGATTTTTTATTAGTATTTTTAACCGTAACGGTATTTTCTTTTATGGCATCAGCTTTGTCATCTAATCTAAGCGTAAAGAAAATAGACCATTTAAATCAAGATCTCTAA
- a CDS encoding shikimate dehydrogenase: protein MKKYGLIGYPLSHSFSKKHFTEKFVQEHIHNCEYELYPIENIEVFPDLISSDEEICGINVTIPYKVSVLAYVKDLDDAAAKIGAVNCIDIRRENGKTIFKGYNTDAYGFEESLKPFLKEHHTKALIFGDGGAAKAIKYVLNKLGISFLIVTRKPTEGSILYEEVTEQILKEHTLLVNTTPLGMSPNSDTYPEIPYEFVTEQHLAYDLVYNPEVTKFLAQASARGAAIKNGLEMLYLQAERSWYIWNS from the coding sequence ATGAAGAAATACGGCTTAATTGGTTACCCTTTATCACATTCCTTTTCAAAGAAGCACTTTACAGAGAAATTCGTACAGGAACATATTCACAATTGTGAATATGAACTGTATCCGATAGAGAATATTGAAGTTTTTCCTGACCTGATCTCTTCTGATGAGGAGATTTGCGGAATAAATGTCACCATTCCCTATAAAGTAAGTGTTTTGGCTTATGTAAAGGACCTCGATGATGCTGCGGCAAAAATCGGAGCAGTCAATTGTATTGATATCCGTAGAGAAAATGGAAAAACAATTTTCAAAGGATACAATACCGATGCTTATGGATTCGAAGAATCTCTGAAGCCTTTCCTGAAAGAACACCATACCAAAGCCCTGATATTCGGGGATGGAGGAGCAGCCAAAGCCATTAAATATGTGTTGAATAAGCTGGGGATTTCTTTTCTGATTGTGACCAGAAAACCGACAGAGGGCAGTATTTTGTATGAAGAGGTAACCGAACAAATCCTTAAGGAACATACGCTGTTGGTGAATACCACGCCATTGGGCATGTCGCCAAATTCGGATACCTATCCGGAAATCCCTTATGAGTTTGTGACGGAGCAGCACCTTGCTTATGATCTGGTATACAATCCTGAAGTGACAAAATTTCTGGCACAGGCCAGTGCCCGCGGTGCAGCCATTAAAAATGGATTAGAAATGTTATATCTTCAGGCAGAACGCTCCTGGTATATTTGGAATTCTTAA
- a CDS encoding 6-carboxytetrahydropterin synthase: protein MIYITRKASFNAAHKLSRPDWSEDKNTEVYGKCANPNWHGHNYQLYVTVKGEINPETGFLVDLKWLKDVTNTYVVDKIDHRNLNLDVDFMKGKLASTENLAIAIWDELLPFIEESGAKLHCIKIYETENNFVEYFG, encoded by the coding sequence ATGATATACATAACCAGAAAAGCATCATTTAACGCTGCGCATAAATTGTCAAGACCTGATTGGTCTGAAGATAAAAACACAGAAGTTTACGGAAAATGTGCCAATCCAAATTGGCATGGACACAACTATCAGTTGTATGTGACTGTTAAAGGGGAAATTAACCCTGAAACAGGCTTTCTTGTAGACCTGAAGTGGTTGAAAGATGTGACCAATACTTATGTCGTAGATAAAATTGACCACAGGAACCTGAATCTTGATGTTGACTTCATGAAAGGTAAACTGGCCTCAACAGAAAATTTAGCGATTGCCATATGGGATGAATTGCTGCCCTTTATCGAAGAGTCGGGTGCAAAACTTCATTGCATAAAAATTTACGAAACTGAAAACAACTTTGTGGAGTACTTCGGTTAA
- the mqnB gene encoding futalosine hydrolase — MKILLVAATSAEISILTEHFQLAEAEFMQTEKFDILITGVGMTATAFALGKHLSNRYNLVLNLGIAGSFDPDIPLGTVLNVTADDLSELGAENKGTFLSTEELGFGKSSFKAHNNLLHSSLSGLRKVKGITVNTVHGTQQSINDIKKRLNPITESMEGAAVLYCCEKEGIPCLQVRSISNYVEPRNKDSWKIGLAIKNLNEWAIGFLTNS; from the coding sequence ATGAAGATACTTTTAGTAGCGGCAACAAGTGCAGAAATATCCATATTAACGGAACATTTTCAATTGGCGGAAGCCGAATTCATGCAAACAGAAAAGTTCGACATCCTCATCACGGGCGTAGGAATGACCGCAACGGCCTTTGCCCTGGGTAAACACCTGTCCAACCGCTACAACCTCGTACTGAACCTGGGGATTGCAGGTAGCTTTGACCCCGATATTCCTCTGGGCACTGTCTTAAATGTAACCGCAGACGACCTTTCAGAACTGGGCGCAGAAAATAAAGGCACATTTCTTTCTACCGAGGAGCTTGGTTTCGGAAAGAGCAGTTTTAAAGCGCACAACAACCTGCTTCACTCTTCCTTATCCGGATTGCGGAAAGTAAAAGGAATCACCGTAAATACCGTTCACGGAACACAGCAAAGTATTAATGACATCAAAAAAAGGCTCAACCCCATTACAGAAAGTATGGAGGGTGCCGCCGTCCTTTACTGCTGTGAAAAAGAAGGAATCCCATGTCTGCAGGTTCGCAGCATCTCCAACTATGTAGAACCCCGTAATAAAGACAGCTGGAAAATCGGCCTGGCGATTAAAAATCTAAATGAATGGGCCATCGGATTTTTGACAAACAGCTAA